One region of Cottoperca gobio chromosome 19, fCotGob3.1, whole genome shotgun sequence genomic DNA includes:
- the LOC115024219 gene encoding cGMP-dependent protein kinase 1-like isoform X3, with the protein MRELLPFPARQQRARLTSLPAPPSSSPITSFSIQTSKKFPFFHVVKCCRYEAENAFFSSLKLNDFNIIDTLGVGGFGRVELVQLKNEEAKTFAMKILKKRHIVDTRQQEHIRSEKHIMTEAHSDFIVRLYRTFKDSKYLYMLMETCLGGELWTILRDRGSFEDSTTRFYTACVVEAFAYLHAKGIIYRDLKPENLILDSRGYAKLVDFGFAKKIGFCKKTWTFCGTPEYVAPEIILNKGHDVSADYWSLGILMYELLTGSPPFSAPDPMKTYNVILRGIDMIEFPKKITKNTANLIKKLCRDNPSERLGNLKNGVKDIQKHKWFEGFNWEGLRKGTLTPPITPDVSSPTDTSNFDSFPEDTEEPPPDDNSGWDYDF; encoded by the exons ATGAGGGAGTTGCTTCCCTTCCCGGCGAGGCAACAGAGAGCGCGGCTCACCagcctccctgctcctccatcttcctccCCGATCACCTCCTTCTCCATTCAAACCTCCAAGAAGTTCCCGTTCTTCCACGTCGTCAAATGCTGCAG GTACGAGGCCGAGAACGCCTTCTTCTCCAGCCTGAAGCTGAACGACTTCAACATCATCGACACGCTCGGAGTCGGCGGCTTTGGACGCGTCGAGCTG gtgcAGCTGAAGAACGAGGAGGCGAAGACGTTCGCCATGAAGATCCTAAAGAAGCGTCACATCGTGGACACGAGACAACAGGAACACATCCGCTCCGAGAAACACATCATGACCGAGGCGCACTCTGACTTCATCGTCAG GTTGTACCGGACGtttaaagacagtaaatatCTGTACATGCTGATGGAGACGTGTCTCGGAGGAGAGCTGTGGACGATCCTGAGAGACAG GGGTTCGTTTGAAGACTCGACCACCAGGTTCTACACGGCCTGCGTGGTCGAAGCCTTCGCCTACCTGCACGCCAAAGGCATCATATACAGAGACCTGAAGCCTGAGAACCTCATCCTGGACAGCCGGGGGTACGCCAAGCTG gtGGACTTTGGTTTTGCCAAGAAGATTGGTTTCTGTAAGAAGACGTGGACGTTTTGCGGGACGCCGGAGTACGTGGCTCCAGAGATCATCCTCAACAAGGGCCACGATGTGTCGGCGGACTACTGGTCTCTGGGCATCCTGATGTACGAACTGCTGACCGGCAG tCCCCCGTTCTCAGCTCCAGATCCAATGAAAACCTACAACGTCATCCTGAGAGGCATCGACATGATCGAGTTCCCCAAGAAGATCACCAAGAACACCGCCAACCTCATCAAGAAGCTCTGCAG AGATAATCCTTCAGAGAGGCTGGGAAACCTGAAAAACGGAGTCAAAGACATCCAGAAGCATAA GTGGTTTGAAGGTTTTAACTGGGAGGGTCTGAGGAAAGGAACGCTGACGCCGCCCATCACACCTGAT GTTTCCTCTCCGACCGACACCAGTAACTTCGACAGTTTCCCTGAAGACACAGAGGAGCCACCACCGGACGACAACTCCGGATGGGATTATGACTTTTAG